Genomic DNA from Peribacillus simplex:
GTTGGGTTAAGTCCGGTTATAGACAACTTGAATCCGGCAAGCATGAGTAAACATGCCATGGAAGTACTGATTTTAGGCACAGTCAATTCACAGGCGATTTGGGGTGCAATAGCGGCACTTGTGTTAACGGCAGTAACGATATTGGTAACGAACATATGGATTTCAAAAAAGAAATTCAATAGCGAGTAAGTTGGGGATGGAAATGTGTTAATCATGAAGTGATGGGAGGATGATAACATTGTTAAGCATCACAGATTTAGAGAAAAGCTACTCGGCCAAGAAGATTTTGAATGGTGTAAATCTAGAAATCCAAAAAGGGGAAATCTTAGGTTTTATAGGGGCAAATGGCGCAGGGAAAACCACGACGCTGAACATTATTACGGGCATTTTAGATTCTGAAAATGGAAAGGTTGAAATAAATGGCCTGACCAAAGAAGACGGCATAGAATATAAAAAACAATTTTTCTTCATCCCTGATACTATCAATGTTTTTAACAATGTGTCGGGATTTGATTGGATTCGTTTCTTGATGAACCTATATGGAAATGATGACAAAGAACGGTTGGGGAAATATATCAATCGGTTTGGGATGCAGGAGTCCATTAAAAAGCCAATGGGAAGTTATTCTTATGGAATGATGCACAAGGTTTCCTTGATAGCGGCTTTTACCATTAATCCCCCGATCATCATTATGGATGAACCGTTAAATGGATTAGACCCAAACGCCGTTTTAGTTTTTAAGGGGTTAATCAAACAATATGTTGAAACGGGCGGTACAGTGTTTTTCTCGACGCATCTGCTGGATGTGGCAGAGAAGATTTGTAATACAGTGGCTATTTTAAAAGAGGGAAAAATCATCCTGCATGATGAAATACAAAATATAATAGGTGAAAGTTCATTGGAATCTACCTTTATGGAGGCTCAGGTATATGAAGGAAAAACTTCAGTTAACTAGATTTTTCATTTCTTCCTTCTATAAAATGCCCAAGCAGACAATGTTGCAGGCTGTACTGATAATAGCCGTTTTTTATATGTTTTTGCAGCTGACTGTCGTAAATGCCTTTGTTTATTTTCTTGGAGATACCGAGGTCTTCCTGTTTTATAATGTAACGATTTCTAGCATTCTCGTCTTTGCATTGGTTTGCTATTTGTCCACATCGCAAATATTTGCTTATTATGAATTTAAAGTATTGGCGCCTCTTCCACTCACCTATAAGGAGATATCAAGGGCTAAGGTATTAAGTGGCTTATGGGTACCCATCATCTTATCAATGGCAATCCAGGTGCCAACAATCGGCTTCTTGATAGTCGATCTAAAGTTTATGGAAGCGTTTAAATTATTCATATTTTTACCGATTGTCAATGGTTTAACGGCTTTGCTCCTGCTTTTTATCTTATCGTGCATTAAT
This window encodes:
- a CDS encoding ABC transporter ATP-binding protein, whose protein sequence is MLSITDLEKSYSAKKILNGVNLEIQKGEILGFIGANGAGKTTTLNIITGILDSENGKVEINGLTKEDGIEYKKQFFFIPDTINVFNNVSGFDWIRFLMNLYGNDDKERLGKYINRFGMQESIKKPMGSYSYGMMHKVSLIAAFTINPPIIIMDEPLNGLDPNAVLVFKGLIKQYVETGGTVFFSTHLLDVAEKICNTVAILKEGKIILHDEIQNIIGESSLESTFMEAQVYEGKTSVN